Genomic window (Juglans microcarpa x Juglans regia isolate MS1-56 unplaced genomic scaffold, Jm3101_v1.0 JmScfU0063, whole genome shotgun sequence):
aatcatatcttgaagtaggagcaagcctcacaattttttgacattgggatatttttatttaatttttttgatttaataaaaccggaaaatcaaaaaaaatcgaaaataggccaaaaatgataggtgatgcttggaacacatccaagatgtattggaatgaatttaggaaaccaatttgggtggtttcaattgtcGAAAAGCACGAGACAAGTGATCGCCCCCGTGCATGCATGTCGGGCGGCAACGTTGGGGGGCCATCTTGTGAGTGTTGCATTGCAACCTTTTGAGCCAACAAGGAAGGTTGCATTGGTAGAGTTTGTGTGATCAACGGTGCTCTTCGtcggacctttgtgtgcttgacatgGCGGGCAAAGCACAACGGGTGTGCcgaggcatgccatggggcaagtcaggcaagccatggggcagcCGCGGGGctctcaaggcaagccatggggctgtcagcggggctgtcaaggcatgccatggggcaagccacggggctgtcaaggcaagccatggggctgtcaaggcatggcccgtgggcaccgtgcaacctcgctgtgcatgcagcagggctgtcaaggcaagccatggggcatgtcagcggggctgtcaaggcatgccatggggcaagccaggggctgtcaaggcaagccatggggctgtcaaggcatggccgtGGGCACCGTGCAACCTGCGgctgtcagcggggctgtcaaggcaagccatgggcgggggctgtcaaggcagcatggggctgtcaaggcatgccatggggcaagccatgggcgcagcaggggctgtcaaggcaagccatggggctgtcaggCAAGCCatgcggggctgtcaaggcaagccatggggctgtcaaggcagccatgggcGCAGCagcgggctgtcaaggcaagccatggggcagcagcgggctgtcaaggcagccatggggcaagccacggggctgtcaaggcaagccatggggcatgtcagcaGCCGGGCGCACGCTGCAAGCGCCAGCTGCGGCAGCCagcgggctgtcaaggcaagccatgggcatgccatgggcgctgtcaaggcagccatgggctgcacgggctgtcaaggcagccatgggcgccggctgtcaaggcagccatgggcgcacgggctgtcaaggcagccatgggcAGCAGCGGGCTGCAAGGCAGCCAGGGCGCGCGGCGCAGCAGCCATGCGCGCCCGCGCCCAGCCACGCAGCGCGCGCAAGCCTCGCCGCGcccgcgcgcgcagcgcccAGCGCCCGCGCGCCGcgcacgcccagcgcgcgcgcgcgccagcacgcccagcgcgcgcgcgcAGCCAGCGCCGCGCGCGCAGCGCCAGCGCCGGCGCCAGCTGCCAGCGGCTGCGCAGCCATGCGCCACGGGCGCAGCACGCCAGGGGCGCAAGCTCAGCGCCCAGCCGCCAGGGCCTGTCAGCCAGCCTGGGGCATGTCAGGGGGCGTCGAGGCAAGGCATGGGTGTcggggcatgccatggggctgtcgagTCATGTCATGGGCACCGTCGAGGCAACATCGGCTGGGTTGTCAAGCCACGTTCGAGGGGGCGCCGAGGGAGCACGACGTGCATGCCTGGGTCAtgcaccgattttggacaagtccttGTTGCTAGCCTCGCccaggaaatcgtggaaggtgatgtagtttgagggggagggacgaatcgaagcgacacagggctgaatctcagtggatcgtggcagcaaggccactctgccacttacaataccccgtcgcgtatttaagtcgtctgcaaaggattctacccgccgctcggtgagaattgtacttcaaggcggcccgcacggctcatccgccgcgagggcttcaccaacgacacgtgcctctgggggccctgaggcccctactgcaggtcggcaatcgggcgacgggcgcacgcgtcgcttctagcccggattctgacttagaggcgttcagtcataatccagcgcacggtagcttcgcgccactggcttttcaaccaagcgcgatgaccaattgtgcgaatcaacggttcctctcgtactaggttgaattactattgcgacactgtcatcagtagggtaaaactaacctgtctcacgacggtctaaacccagctcacgttccctattggtgggtgaacaatccaacacttggtgaattctgcttcacaatgataggaagagccgacatcgaaggatcaaaaagcaacgtcgctatgaacgcttggctgccacaagccagttatccctgtggtaacttttctgacacctctggcttcaaattccgaaggtccaaaggatcgataggccacgctttcacggttcgtattcgtactggaaatcagaatcaaacgagcttttacccttttgttccacacgagatttctgttctcgttgagctcatcttaggacacctgcgttatcttttaacagatgtgccgccccagccaaactccccacctgacaatgtcttccgcccggatcggcccgccgaaacgagccttgggtccaaaaagaggggcaatgccccgcctccgattcacggaataagtaaaataacgttaaaagtagtggtatttcactttcgcctttcggctcccacttatcctacacctctcaagtcatttcacaaagtcggactagagtcaagctcaacagggtcttctttccccgctgattctgccaagcccgttcccttggctgtggtttcgctggatagtagacagggacagtgggaatctcgttaatccattcatgcgcgtcactaattagatgacgaggcatttggctaccttaagagagtcatagttactcccgccgtttacccgcgcttggttgaatttcttcactttgacattcagagcactgggcagaaatcacattgcgtgagcatccgcagggaccatcgcaatgctttgttttaattaaacagtcggattccccttgtccgtaccagttctgagtcgactgttcgacgcccggggaagaccgccggagcgatcgttcccagtccgtcccccggccggcacgcggcgacccgctctcgccgcgggagcagctcgagcagtccaccgacagccgacgggttcgggactgggacccccgtgcccagccctcagagccaatccttttcccgaggttacggatccattttgccgacttcccttgcctacattgttccatcgaccagaggctgttcaccttggagacctgatgcggttatgagtacgaccgggcgtggatggcactcggtcctccggattttcaagggccgccgggggcgcaccggacaccacgcgaagtgcggtgctcttccagccgctggaccctacctccggctgagccgtttccagggtgggcaggctgttaaacagaaaagataactcttcccgaggcccccgccgacgtctccggactccctaacgttgccgtcagccgccacgtcccggttcaggaattttaacccgattccctttcgaagctcgcgtgcagcacgctatcagacgggcttcccccgtctcttaggatcgactaacccatgtgcaagtgccgttcacatggaacctttcccctcttcggccttcaaagttctcatttgaatatttgctactaccaccaagatctgcaccgacggccgctccgcccgggctcgcgccccaggttttgcagcgaccgccgcgccctcctactcatcggggcctggcacttgccccgacggccgggtataggtcgcgcgcttcagcgccatccattttcggggctagttgattcggcaggtgagttgttacacactccttagcggatttcgacttccatgaccaccgtcctgctgtcttaatcgaccaacaccctttgtgggttctaggttagcgcgcagttgggcaccgtaacccggcttccggttcatcccgcatcgccagttctgcttaccaaaaatggcccacttggagctctcgattccttggcacgactcaacaaagcagccgtgccgtcctacctatttaaagtttgagaataggtcgagggcgttgcgcccccgatgcctctaatcattggctttacccgatagaactcgcccgtgggctccagctatcctgagggaaacttcggagggaaccagctactagacggttcgattagtctttcgcccctatacccaagtcagacgaacgatttgcacgtcagtatcgctgcgggcctccaccagagtttcctctggcttcgccccgctcaggcatagttcaccatctttcgggtcccgacaggtatgctctcactcgaacccttctcagaagatcaaggtcggtcggcggtgcaacccacaaggggatcccaccaatcagcttccttgcgccttacgggtttactagcccgttgactcgcacacatgtcagactccttggtccgtgtttcaagacgggccgaatggggtgcccacaggccgatgccaggagcacgcagatgccgaggcacgccttgcggcgcgtgctgcccgccacgatcgcggcaacgacgtctccacgggcatgactacaacccgggcttgggccgccgccgcaatccgcatcggtccacaccccgagtcgatcggcagaccggcatacaccgttccacatccgaccggggcgcatcgccggcccccatccgcttccctcccgacaatttcaagcactctttgactctcttttcaaagtccttttcatctttccctcgcggtacttgtttgctatcggtctctcgcccatatttagccttggacggaatttaccgcccaattggggctgcattcccaaacaacccgactcgccgacagcgcctcgtggtgcgacagggtccgggcacaacggggctctcaccctctccggcgCCCCCTTCCAGGGGACTTGGGCCCGGTCCGCCGCTGAGGACGCTTCTCCAGACTACAATTCGGATGCCGAGCGGCAcccgattctcaagctgggctcttcccggttcgctcgccgttactaggggaatccttgtaagtttcttttcctccgcttattgatatgcttaaattcagcgggtAATCCCGCCTGACCTGGGGTCGCGATGGTAGAGTCGCAAGAACGACAcaatagggtcgaggagcaccttcacagcgacgggcgacacacgacgggtcacgagggtttctcaaccaccgattgtcgtggcgctcgtcgcctaggactcacttttaggctaaccgcgagcaaaagcgcacgggaggccaatgtcttccccgcaccccgcacagcgtaagaagtgtttggggttggggcaacgatgcgtgacacccaggcagacgtgccctcggccgaatggcttcgggcgcaacttgcgttcaaagactcgatgattcgcgggattctgcaattcacaccaagtatcgcatttcgctacgttcttcatcgatgcgagagccgagatatccgttgccgagagtcgttatgtatcatggtaaagacgtcaccaacgacacgcacaccgtttccggggcgcccgtggttactccttgtttaagttccttggcgcagaccgcgccggggttcattgttcgatcgggaagggaacgagaggatcgaccaaccacacacgaggagcagtgggcaaatctcaacgtgccctcccaaccgttttttgggagggggcattacacccccacccagaaggttattattacatgttcacaggtcgttctgctgggcaggtatcgacaatgatccttccgcaggttcacctacggaaaccttgttacgacttctccttcctctaaatgataaggttcagtggacttctcgcgacgttgccggcagcgaaccgcccacatcgcctcgatccgaacacttcaccggaccattcaatcggtaggagcgacgggcggtgtgtacaaagggcagggacgtagtcaacgcgagctgatgactcgcgcttactaggaattcctcgttgaagaccaacaattgcaatgatctatccccatcacgatgaaatttcaaagattacccgggcctgtcggccaaggctataaactcgttgaatacatcagtgtagcgcgcgtgcggcccagaacatctaagggcatcacagacctgttattgcctcaaacttccttggcctaagcggccatagtccctctaagaagctggccgcggaaggtcacctccgcatagctagttagcaggctgaggtctcgttcgttaacggaattaaccagacaaatcgctccaccaactaagaacggccatgcaccaccacccatagaatcaagaaagagctctcagtctgtcaatccttactatgtctggacctggtaagtttccccgtgttgagtcaaattaagccgcaggctccactcctggtggtgcccttccgtcaattcctttaagtttcagccttgcgaccatactccccccggaacccaaagactttgatttctcataaggtgccggcggagtccttaaagcaacatccgccgatccctggtcggcatcgtttatggttgagactaggacggtatctgatcgtcttcgagcccccaactttcgttcttgattaatgaaaacatccttggcaaatgctttcgcagttgttcgtctttcataaatccaagaatttcacctctgactatgaaatacgaatgcccccgactgttcctgttaatcattactccgatcccgaaggccaacacaataggaccgaaatcctatgatgttatcccatgctaatgtatacagagcgtaggcttgctttgagcactctaatttcttcaaagtaacagcaccggaggcacgacccggccagttaaggccaggagcgcatcgccggtagaagggacgagcagaccggtgcacaccaggggcggaccgctctgcccaacccaagatccaactacgagctttttaactgcaacaacttaaatatacgctattggagctggaattaccgcggctgctggcaccagacttgccctccaatggatcctcgttaagggatttagattgtactcattccaattaccagactcgtaagagcccggtattgttatttattgtcactacctccccgtgtcaggattgggtaatttgcgcgcctgctgccttccttggatgtggtagccgtttctcaggctccctctccggaatcgaaccctaattctccgttacccgtcaccaccattgtaggcctctatcctacaatcgaaagttgatagggcagaaatttgaatgatgcgtcgccggcacgatggccgtgcgatccgtcgagttatcatgaatcatcagagcaacgggcaaagcccgcgtcgaccttttatctaataaatgcatcccttccagaagtcggggtttgttgcacgtattagctctagaattactacggttatccgagtagcagataccatcaaacaaactataactgatttaatgagccattcgcagtttcacagtctgaattagttcatacttacacatgcatggcttaatctttgagacaagcatatgactactggcaggatcaaccaggtagcattcattctcgatgccggcaccgcacgtaaacctaccactccggaaggaggataggatcaagacgcgaccacgacaatcgttcgtgtcaaacgagaacgcttggtttgggataaagaggccgaagaccccccacaccaacacaatgttccgcatccaagagcacgagaacgcccacatggtccatgacaaccaacgtaaactcgaaggcttgcatggtaacacgtggacaacttcagagtccagccagcacccaaagaAGAGCACCGGCAAGGATAAGGGGCAACGAGAGgaacaaattccatctttgtaggtatgcaacacaggaacccgttcagtagcccaacatgctattcacacgaggagcaaaaatgaggaggagcacgcctaacagttcgatgcacaagcacggagcctgtcaagacatacaaccttgtcaccactcacacgccgttacgtacgccagaccacaacatcaaacaatttgaaccacaccccaaccaagcacaaggctagctgagcgtgcggaagcattgtgtggtgccgagcctgccccgctaggcatgggaaataagagaagagaaaataataacaatcgggacaattgttgaggtctcaaccccgatggagccaatccaaaccagcaaacaacccatcgtcggccGCGAGCATGCGTAGGAATCcagtgctaagaagcaccaaacaccacgccacaatcacgcctcaaggatgccatgcacgaggatcgacccccacgaagatcaaaacatcaagaaggaaaccgtatcaaggttcaatcccatggaaacaaggccaccaaggtccggaagccacctcaatgaagcaagtgcgtagcactgggtgccataacaccgtccgccgtgcacaggtacgtcaaagaggaagcaaacaaacacgcAGGCCCAGCCGCCATGaggccaaccaaatgtaaaatgaaaaatggagatgcccgtcaaaccccatggaagcgaggccaacatcatccgaataccccccaagagcaacaatgtgcgtagcactgggtgccataacaccgtccgccgtgcacaagcatgttgcaaaaggaagcatccaaacaaaaggcccaaccgccatggggtagactagagcacccgagggctagccaacgtgagaaagcccctagcatgaacgattgcccccaccaacaagcccgtgcgtggcactaggtgccaccaaatccgtccctagagcacaagcttgttgctagaaagcaaacgagaatgtaggaatcacccccacgaaagcgagcccaaaaaacgatcgtcgcccgtcaaaccccatggaagcgaggccaacatcatccgaatacccccaagagcaacaatgtgcgtagcactgggtgcataacacctgcaaaaaaaaaaaaaaaaaaaaaaaaaaaaaaaaaaaaaaaaggtgccataacaccatccgccgtgcacaagcatgttgcaaaaaggaagcatccaaacaaaaaggcccaaccgccatggggatAGAATAAGAGCACacgagcaaaaaaaaaaaaaaaaaaaaaaaaaacgatgggtagactagagcaccgagggctagccaacgtgagaaagcccctagcatgaacgattgcccccaccaacaagcccgtgcgtggcactaggtgccaccaaatccgtccctagagcacaagcttgttgcttgaaagcaaacgagaatgtaggaatcacccccacgaaaacgagcccaaaaaaccgtcgtcgggacatggtcggccggcggcggccgccgccacaaccaccgccagcggcggtggagacgataccccccgccggtggcacggggggcgtggcacacgccctttccatgggcgcctggggcatgcccatgtgaggggggcggcatggacagccctcctggctgaccatgttggggcttgcatgccccccctaaagagcatttagagccaaatcccaactggcaggaggaaacatcaattttccgaggaaacataaaggctttttttatagaaatactttgaatttggacgagattttttgcaggcatgcttagataaatcatatcttgaagtaggagcaagcctcacaattttttgacattgggatatttttatttaatttttttgatttaataaaaccggaaaatcaaaaaaaatcgaaaataggccaaaaatgataggtgatgcttggaacacatccaagatgtattggaatgaatttaggaaaccaatttgggtggtttcaattgtcGAAAAGCACGAGACAAGTGATCGCCCCCGTGCATGCATGTCGGGCGGCAACGTTGGGGGGCCATCTTGTGAGTGTTGCATTGCAACCTTTTGAGCCAACAAGGAAGGTTGCATTGGTAGAGTTTGTGTGATCAACGGTGCTCTTCGtcggacctttgtgtgcttgacatgGCGGGCAAAGCACAACGGGTGTGCcgaggcatgccatggggcaagtcaaggcaagccatggggcaagccgcggggctctcaaggcaagccatggggcttgtcagcggggctgtcaaggcatgccatggggcaagccatggggctgtcaaggcaagccatggggcatgtcagcggggctgtcaaggcatgccatggggcaagccatggggctgtcaaggcaagccatggggctgtcaaggcatggcccgtgggcaccgtgctaacctcgctgtgcatgtcagcagggctgtcaaggcaagccatggggcatgtcagcggggctgtcaaggcatgccatggggcaagccacggggctgtcaaggcaagccatggggctgtcaaggcatggtccgtgggcaccgtgctaacctcgctgtgcatgtcagcgggctgtcaaggcaagccatggtgcatgccacggggctgtcaaggcaagccatggggcatgtcagcggggctgtcaaggcatgccatggggcaagccacggggctgtcaaggcaagccatggggctgcgggctgtcaaggcagccatggggctgtcaaggcaagccatggggcatgccagcggggctgtcaaggcaagccatggcgCCCGCTGCCAGCACCCGCGCGCGCAGCCCCCCCCCCCGCCGCCCAGCGCCCGCGCTGTCAGGCAGCCATGGGCTGTCAAGCGCAGCCATGGGCTGCAAGCACCATGGCAGCCagcgggctgtcaaggcagccatgggcGCCAGCGCTGCCAGCACCGCGCAGCCGCTGTCAGCAGCCATGGCGCCGCGCAAGCAGCCATGCgcgggctgtcaaggcagccatggCGCACGCCAGCGCGCGctgtcaaggcagccatgggcGCCCGCGCGCAGCAGCCATGCGCCCGCGCGCCAGGCAAGCCATGGGCTGTCAGCAGCCAGGGCGCTGtcaggcaagccatggggcatgcagGGGCGCGTCAGGCAGCCATGGGCGCATGCCAGCGCGGCGCGCAGCCATGCGCGCTGCGCAGCCTCGCGCGCCAGCGCGCGCAGGCACGCCCGCGCGCCCGCCGCCAGCCCGCGCGCCCCGCGCCCAGCGCCCAGCGCGCCGCAGCCCAGCGCCCGCGCCAGCGCCAGGGCTGTCAGCCAGCCTGGGGCAGCAGGGGGGCGCGAGGCAGGCatgggggcgggggcgggggcatgccatggggctgtcgagTCATGTCATGGGCACCGTCGAGGCAACATCGGCTGGGTTGTCAAGCCACGTTCGAGGGGGCGCCGAGGGAGCACGACGTGCATGCCTGGGTCAtgcaccgattttggacaagtccttGTTGCTAGCCTCGCccaggaaatcgtggaaggtgatgtagtttgagggggagggacgaatcgaagcgacacagggctgaatctcagtggatcgtggcagcaaggccactctgccacttacaataccccgtcgcgtatttaagtcgtctgcaaaggattctacccgccgctcggtgagaattgtacttcaaggcggcccgcacggctcatccgccgcgagggcttcaccaacgacacgtgcctctgggggccctgaggcccctactgcaggtcggcaatcgggcgacgggcgcacgcgtcgcttctagcccggattctgacttagaggcgttcagtcataatccagcgcacggtagcttcgcgccactggcttttcaaccaagcgcgatgaccaattgtgcgaatcaacggttcctctcgtactaggttgaattactattgcgacactgtcatcagtagggtaaaactaacctgtctcacgacggtctaaacccagctcacgttccctattggtgggtgaacaatccaacacttggtgaattctgcttcacaatgataggaagagccgacatcgaaggatcaaaaagcaacgtcgctatgaacgcttggctgccacaagccagttatccctgtggtaacttttctgacacctctggcttcaaattccgaaggtccaaaggatcgataggccacgctttcacggttcgtattcgtactggaaatcagaatcaaacgagcttttacccttttgttccacacgagatttctgttctcgttgagctcatcttaggacacctgcgttatcttttaacagatgtgccgccccagccaaactccccacctgacaatgtcttccgcccggatcggcccgccgaaacgagccttgggtccaaaaagaggggcaatgccccgcctccgattcacggaataagtaaaataacgttaaaagtagtggtatttcactttcgcctttcggctcccacttatcctacacctctcaagtcatttcacaaagtcggactagagtcaagctcaacagggtcttctttccccgctgattctgccaagcccgttcccttggctgtggtttcgctggatagtagacagggacagtgggaatctcgttaatccattcatgcgcgtcactaattagatgacgaggcatttggctaccttaagagagtcatagttactcccgccgtttacccgcgcttggttgaatttcttcactttgacattc
Coding sequences:
- the LOC121245556 gene encoding translation initiation factor IF-2-like — protein: MGCKHHGSQRAVKAAMGASAASTAQPLSAAMAPRKQPCAGCQGSHGARQRALSRQPWAPARSSHAPARQASHGLSAARALSGKPWGMQGRVRQPWAHASAARSHARCAASRASARRHARAPAASPRAPRPAPSAPQPSARASARAVSQPGAAGGREAGMGAGAGACHGAVESCHGHRRGNIGWVVKPRSRGRRGSTTCMPGSCTDFGQVLVASLAQEIVE